The Candidatus Rokuibacteriota bacterium genome segment GTCGGCCTGGAGATCACGGCGATCCGTGACGTCACCCCGATCCCCCACGACGGGTGCCGCCCGCCAAAGCGGCGGAGAGTGTAGGGAGGGAATACGTTGGCGAGATATAGAGACGCGGCCTGCCGGCACTGCCGGCGAGAGGGAATCAAGCTCTTCCTCAAGGGAGCCCGCTGCTTCACCGAGAAGTGCGCGATCGAGCGGCGGAATTACCCGCCGGGACAGCACGGCCTGAACCGCGGCAAGCTGACCCCCTTCGGGGTGCGGCTCCGCGAGAAGCAGAAGGCGAAACAGATCTACGGGATCCTGGAAACGCAATTCAGGAAGTACTTCGCGTGGGCGGAGCGCGAGAAGGGGATCACCGGTGAGAACCTCCTGAAGTTCCTCGAGCGCCGCCTGGACAACGTCGTGTTCCGCCTCGGCTTCGCCGCCTCCCGCCGCGAGGCCCGCCAGATGGTCGCGCACGGGCACTTCCGGGTGAACGGCCGCAAGGTGATGATCCCCTCCTACCTCGTGAAGGTCGGCGACGTGGTCCAGCTCAAGCCAACCTCCAAGCTGGCCGCGCGCGTCACCGACAACCTCAACGCAGGGCGGGGGCAGATTCCCCCGTGGCTCGAGGCGGTCTCGGCGGAGACGAAGGGGATCGTGCGGGGGCTCCCGCTCCGCGAGGACATTCAGATCCCGGTGGAGGAGCAGCTCATCGTCGAGCTCTACTCGAAGTGAGGATGGGGTCCGATGCCGAGGATTCCGTTTCAGAAGCCGAAGACGATCGAGTGGGAAATTCTCACCAGCCAGTACGGGCGCCTCGTGGCAGAGCCCTTCGAAAAGGGGTACGCGCTCACCGTCGGGAACTCGCTCCGGCGCACTCTGCTCGCCATCATCCCCGGGGCGGCCATCGTCTGGGTGAGGGTCGGGGGGATGAAGGACCAGCTCGCCCACAGCCCAGGGGTCAAGGAGGACATGACCGACATCCTCCTGAACGTGCGGAAGCTGGCCGTGCACGTGCCCGGCGGCGAACCGCTGACAGCCAGGCTGGACATCAAAGGACCCAAAGAGGTTACCGGGGCCGATTTCGCCGACCCCAGGGTCACTGTTCTCAATCCTGAGCTTCACCTGGCGTCGGTGGAAAAGGGCGGCCACCTCAGCATGGAGGTGGGGATCCACATCGGGCGGGGGTACGTGGCCGCCGACAGGCATTCCGAGGGAGTCGTGCCGCCGGGCGCGCTGCCCCTCGACGCGAGTTACTGCCCCATTCAGCGAGTGGCGTACAACGTGGAGATGTCGCGGCTCGGCAAGGTGACCGACTACGAGAAGCTCGTGCTCGAGATCTGGACGAACGGTGCGGTCACGCCCGACGAGGCCCTGAACCAGTCCGCCACCCAGCTGCAAGAGCACTTCGCGCTCCTGGCGCCGGAGGTGTCGCCCGCCGAGGAGGTGGCGGAGGAAGGCGTGGACTTCCTGCAGGAAGCGCTCGCCAAGAGCCTGGAGGAGTTGACGCTCCCGACTCGGGCCGTCAACGCGCTGAAGAACGCCAACATCCTCACGGTGGCGGATCTCGTGCAGAAGACCGAGGCCGAGATCGAGAAGGTGAAGAACCTCGGCGAAAAGTCGCTCGAGGAGATCAAGAGCGTGCTGGCGGGCCTGGGGTTATCGCTGGGGATGCGGATCGATCCGGCGGTGCTGGCCGCTGCCGGGCGTGGAGGTGTCCGGTGAGGCACGGCAGGGCGGGCAAGAAGCTGGGACGCGTGACCGCCCATCGCTGGGCCCTGTTCCGGAACCTCCTGACCGCCCTGTTCCGCCACGAGCGGATCACGACCACCGAGGCCAAGGCCAAAGCGGTCCGGGGCCTGGCCGATGGGATGATCACGCTGGCCAAGCGGGAGAGCCTCCACGCCCGCCGTCAGGCGCTGCGCCTGGTGCCGGACGAGACCGTGGTGAAGAAGCTGTTCGACACGGTGGCGGCCCGCTACGCCGAGCGTCACGGCGGCTACACGCGGATCGTGAAAGCGGGGCACCGGGCGGGGGACAACGCCCCGATGGTGCTGCTGGAGCTCGTGGACCGCCCTCCGGACAAGAAGGACAAGGAGAAGACGAAAGCCGCCGAGGCCGCGAAGGGGCGCAGAGGCAAGAAGCAGAAGGCCGCGGCGGCAGCAGGCTCGTAGCGTCTGGCCCGGATCACCTCCGACGAGCGCGGCGCGGAGGCGCGCGCGCCAGCTCCTCACGGCCTGACGCAGTTGATGTAGGTCCAGCAGCACCGGAACGCCTGCCGGCCGCCGAAGAGCGTGTCCATGGCGTGGCGGATCAGCGCCAGCCGGTCGCGCACGGCGTCCTGGCCGGGGGCCTTGCCGTCGACCTTGACCGAGCCGCCCACCCAGCCCAACACCGCCTCGTGATAGGCGCTCAGGAACTCGAACCAGTCGTCGACCCGGGCCTCGATAGTGCGGGCGGTCACCTCCTCGACGCGGAATCCGGCGCCCTCGAGGCAGCGCAGGTAGTAGTCGAGCGGCCGCACCGGGAGGAAGACCCGGTCGCGGTGGGCCAGGTGCGCTTGCATCCGGGTCTCGTCGTCCAGCAGTGGCCGGTAGGCGGCGTAGCGAGGGTCGTTGCGGACCAGTCCGGTGGCGACCTCGTGGATCGCCCACACGGTCTCGTCCAGGATCCAGTCGCTCGGGCGGGCCTCCGGGTTGCGGATGTTGCCCGACTGCACGAAGACCCGCCCTCCCGCCCGCAGCACCCGGGCCCAGGAGGCGAGCGTCTCGGGGAGGTCCAGGTAGAGGTGGATCGCGTTGGTGGAGGCGATGGCGTCGACCCGACGCGCCAGCAGCTCGGGGCCGAGCACTTCCTCGAGGAGCTCGAGCCGCTTCTCCTCCTTGAGCCAGCGTAGCAGGCGGAACGCGACGCGCTCGTCATCGGCGAACTTGTCCAGCGCAACGCGGAGGAACTTGGGCGAGCTGTCGACGATCAGCATCCCCACCTGGCGGTCGAAGATCCGTAGCTTGAGCCGGTCGAGGAGGATCCCGGTGCCACCCGAGTAGTCGATCAGGCCCTCGCCTTCCGCCAGGTGCCGGGCCAGGTCCTCCACCGTCGGGTCGAGGTTCTGATACCAGCCGTGGTTCTCGACGGTGTCGTACTGGAGCCCGAAGGTGTCCACCGGCTGACGCGTCCAGTCCTCGTCCGGGACGCGCGCGAAGCCGGGTGGCCACTGGAAGCGGCGCCGTGGCCCGCCGCGCTGCTGGATCGGTCCGCTCAGCTCGCGATGGATGCGCAGCAGCTCGGGGATGGTGGCCGGAGCGCGCCGGCCCCAGCCGCACTCGGTGGCGATGCCGAAGCCGGAGACGAAGCGGCGCGCGACCTCCATGCGGCGGGCCGTGCCCTCGACGCCGTCGGTGTGGTGGACGAGGCCCAGGTAGAGCTCGGTCTCGGGGCGCAGGCGTAGGGCTTCCAGCGGCGCGTAGTAGGCGTCGTCCACGCGGGCGCGCGGGACCGGGAGGTGGATCCAGTTGAGGGGGCGGCCGAGGCTTGCCGTCAGCGCGCTGGCGACGTCGACCAGCTTGCCGGCGTCGGCCGGCTCCTTGAAGTGCCGGTGCTGGACGTCGCCGTAGCAGAAGTGGTAGCCCAGCTCGACGTCAGGCGGCACCTGGCGGGACAGCCGCAGCAGGCGCTCCAGGATGCCGCCCTTGGCGTCGTCGAACCAGACCGGGAAGACGCCTTCCAGCATCCCGAACTCGAAGTTGGTGTCCCACTGGATCGCCAGCTGGTCGTGCGGCACGCCCTGGAGGATGACGCGCAGCTCGCCGAGCAACTGGTCTTCGTAGGCCTGCTCCAGGAGCCCCTGGTGTTCGGGCACCACGAAGGCGCTGATCGGGGCCAGCGGCGTGGGCAGGCACACCTGGAAGCGGCACGCGACCGGCACCAGCCCGTCGCGCTTCAGCCGGGCGAAGACGCGGTAGGAGGCGATGGCCGCCTCGGCGTACCCCAGGGCCGTGAAGGTGACGCTTTCCGGACGCGCGCCCTCGGCGAGGCGGACGCGCGGCAACGGGCGCCAGCTGTTTGCTCCGGGCGGCACGACCTCGAGCTCGGGCTGGGACGTGAAGACGGGGAGCTGCCACACGATCCAGTCGGAACGCGGGCCGGTCTCGCCGTCGGGGATGCGCCGGAGCCGGTCGCCGATCTCGGCGGCGACAGTGCGAAAGACGACCTCCGCGCTGGCCAGCGGCACGCTGCCGACCAGGTGGGCACCGCGAGCCAGCGGCTGAGCCACCATCACTTGTCCGCCTCGACGCGCGCCGGCGTCAGGCTCATGGCCCGTCAGGAGCCGATGCTACAGCGCGGATCAAGAGTGCGGCGCCAGGCATCCTGGGCTTCTACTCGGCGGGGGCCTCGACGGCCCCCTCCGAACCTCCCGCGGGAGCTTGCGCGGGCCGGGTACCCGCGCAGCGGGTGCGCGCGCGAAGTCAGCCTTTCAGATGCTTGGCGAAGAAGTCTAGAGTGCGGCGCCAGGCATCCTGGGCTTCGGTTGCGCGATAGACGTCCTTGCGCGAGTCGTTGAAGAAGGCGTGGGGCGCGCCCGGGTAGATCTTCACCTCGCCGGGCTTGTTGTACTTCTTGAGCGCCTCCTCCAGCCGGCGCACGTCGTCCCGCGTGATCCAGAAGTCGGCGTCCCCGTAGATGTAGAGCACCGGGCAGGCGAGGGCCTGGAGCGTGGCCGCGTCGGGGACCTCCCCGTAGTACGGCGCCGCCGCCTTGACCTCCTTCGTCTTGCACGGCAGGAGCAGCGCGAAGGAGCCTCCCATGCAGAAGCCCGTGACCCCGATCCGGTCCGTCCGAACATTCTTCTGGCCCTTGAGGTGCTGGATCCCGCCGATCAGGTCCTTGATCGCCTCGTCGCGGTTGAGGGCGCCCATGAGCTTGCCCGCCTCGTTGGGGTCGTCAGTCACCTTGCCGTGGTAGAGGTCGGGGGCGAGCGCCACGTAGCCCTCTTTGGCGTACCGGTCCGCGACCTCCCGGATGTGGGCGTTGAGGCCCCACCACTCCTGGATGACGATCACGGCGGGGAACGGCCCGGCGCCCGGAGGCGTGCTCAGGTAAGCACTGACTTTCTGACCGTTGCGCTGGTACTGGATCGTGCTGCCCATCAGGGTGCCTCCTTTCGCTGGGGGTGTGCGAGTTCGGTGCGCGCGGCAGCGATCTTGACGGCGATGACCCGGCGCTCGTCGGCGTCCAGCACCGTCACGTGGTAGCGGCCGATCCTGAACTGCTCGCCGACCCGCGGGATTCGGTGGAGCGTGGCCAGGATGAGCCCGGCCAACGTTTCGTAGTCGGCCTTGGGCAGGTCCCACTCCAGGGTCTCGTTCAGCTCGTCGATCTGGACGCGCCCGGCAACCCGGTAGCTGCCGTCGGGCAGGCGCTCGATGGTCTCCGGCACCCGGTCGTGCTCGTCCTGGATCTCGCCGACGATCTCCTCCAGGATATCCTCAAGCGTGACGATGCCCACCGCGCCGCCGTACTCGTCCACCACCACCGCCAGCTGAATCCGCGCCTTCTGCATCTCGCGCAGGAGGTCGTCGATGCGCTTGGTCTCAGGGACGTAGGTCGCCGGGCGCATCAGCGCCTTCAGGGTCTGCCCGGCGGCGCCACGCCTCAGGAGATCCATGGCGGTCACGACCCCCACCACGTTGAGCTCGCGGTCCCTGAAGACCGGCAGGCGGGAGAAGCCCCGCTCCTGGATCAGCGCGAGCGCCTCGTCCGGCGTGGCGGTCTCGGGAAGCGCCGCCATGTCCATGAGCGGCACCATCACTTCGCGCACCCTGGTCTCCCCCAACTCGAAAATCTTGTCGATCATTTCCGCTTCCTGGGTGGTCACGTCCGATTCCTCAGGCTCCATCTGGAGCACGAGCTTGAGCCCCTCCCGGGACACGAAGTGCCGCGTGTGCGCCCGGGGCCGGCCGAGGAGCCGCAGGATGCCCTCGACGATCTTGCTCGCCGTCCATGTCAGGGGCGTCAGGAGCCAGGCCGCCCAGCTGAGCGGGCGGAAGAGTCGGAGGATGAGTGCGGTCGCCCACTGCTGGGCGATCGCCTTGGGGATGACCTCTCCAAGCACGAGCATCGTCGGGGTCAGGACCAGGGTCGCGACGAGGGCGGCGGCCGGTCCCAGCAGGGGGAGGAGCGCCCAGGTGGCGACCGAGGCGGCGATGATGTGGGTGATGGGGACCCCCATCTTGGCCGCGGAGAGAAGCTGTTCCGGGCGGGAGAAGGCCTCCAGGTAGCGTGCCGCCACGGTGTGGCCCTCTTCGGCCAGGTGGCGCAGCCTGGCCCGATTCGCGGCCACGAATGCCATCTCCGCCGCGGAAAAGAAGGCGGTCGCCATGAGGCAGCCCAGGATGACCCAGAAGGAGATCATGCCGCCGCCTTGTCGGGTGCGCCCGTCCTGAGCGTGACGAGCACCTCGACGATCCGGGTGCGCTGCACCTTCTCCACCACCACCGTCACCTCCGGGGTCTCGATCCGCTCGCTGCGGTGAGGGATTCGGCCGAAGAGGTCGAGCACCCACCCGCCGACAGTGTCGTAGGCCTCGCTCGACAGCACGAGCCCGGTCGCGGCATTCAGCTCGTCGATCGGGAGTTTCCCGGACACCCGATAGGTCCGCGCGTCGATCGGCTGGATGAGCCGCTCCTCGACATCGAACTCGTCGGAAATTTCGCCGACCAGCTCCTCGAGGAGATCCTCCAGCGCGACCAGCCCCGCCGTGCCGCCGTACTCGTCCACGACGATCGCTATGTGGAGCTTCTTCGCCTGGAACTCCTTGAGGAGGGCGTGCACGCGCTTGGACTCGGGGACGAAGTAGGGCGGGTGGAGGTGGGCCCTGAGATCGAGGTCTGGCGCGCCGCTCCGCACGTAGGGGAGGAGCTCCTTCGTGTAGAGGATCCCGACGATCCGGTCAACGCTCCCCTCGTAGACCGGCACGCGCGAGTGGAGTTGCTCCCGGAGCGCCTCGAGGACCCGGGCGGGGGGCGTGGAGATGTCGAGGCAGAACATGTCGGGCCGCGGCACCATGACCTCGCGGACCAGGGTGTCCTCCAGCTCAAACACCTTGTGAATCATCTCGCGCTCGGTGCGTTCGACCACGCCCTCGCGGGCGCCCACATCCACCAGCGTGCGGAGCTCCTCCTCGGTGATGAGGGGCTCGCGCTGCTCCGGCGAGCCGAGGGCCTTGAGCGTGACGGCGGTCAGGCCAACGAGCAGGCTGCGCGCCGGCGCCAGCAGGACGGAGAGCCAGGACACGGGACGGCTCACCCAGACGGCGAACCGCTCGGCGCGCTCCAGGGCCAGCGACATCGGCAGCACCTCGGTGAAGACCGTGGTAAAGAAGATCATCGCGCCGATGGCCACGGATAGGCCCCAGCGGCCCAGGAGCTGCTCCGCCACGGAGGCGGCGATGGCGGAGGCGCCGATGTCGATCAGGGTGATCCCGACCAGGAGGGTAACGAGGAGATCGTGGGGGCGCGCGATCAACGGTGTCGCCGCTTTCAGAGTGTCCTCGGTGTCGGCCAGGCGCCGGAGCCGCAGGCGTCCCAGCGAGAAGAATGCGGCCTCGGCGCCGTTGAGGAGAGCCGAGCAACCCAGGAGCAGTATCAGACCGAGAAGCCCCCAGCCGACCCAGGCCTCCATCGCTGTCACCGGCTCCGCGCGGAGGAGAAGTGCTCGAACCCGAGCCCGACGGGCACGGGCTCACCTCGGCTGTTCAGGAATGCCACGCCGGCCTCCGCCTCCACGATCTCGCCGATCGCCACGAGCGGCGTTCCCGTGGCCGCCTCGAGCCCGGCGGCAAGCGCCGGGAAGGCCGAGGGGTCCGCCGCCAGGAGGAGCTCGTAGTCCTCTCCGCCCGCGACGGCCAGCTCGAACGGGTCTCGTGCGAGCGCGGCCGCCACGCTCCAGACCGCCTCCGAGATCGGAAGCTTCTCCAGGTAGACCCGGGCGCCCGCGCTACTCTCGGAGGTGAGGTGGCCGAGATCGGCGGCGAGGCCGTCCGAGAGGTCGATCAGGGCGTTGACGGCAGGGGATGCGCCGAGCCAGCGGCCCTCGGCAACCCGGGCCACCGGGCGGAGGTGGGCCTGGCTCACTTTGTCCCGGAGGGGTTGCTCGACTCTGTCGAGCGCCGGTGCCGCGGCTCCGGCGGTCGTCGCTTCCAGCAGCGCCAGCCCCGTGGCGGACTCGCCCAGCGCTCCCGTGACGGCGAGGAGGTCGCCTGGCCGGGCCCCGGAGCGGAGCTTTGGTGCTCCCTCCAGCTCCCCGAGGAGCGTCACGTTCACGATCCACCGGTCGGGCGAGGCCGAGGTGTCGCCACCCACGATGACCACGCCGTGGGGGGCTGCCGCGAGACGCATTCCTTCATAGAACGCGTCGATATCATCTACCTCCGTGCCGGCGGGGCAGGCCAGGGCGACCAGCGCAAACCGCGGGGTCCCGCCAATCGCAGCAATGTCCGAGAGGTTCACGGCCAGGGCCTTCCAGCCGATGTCGGCAGGCTCGGCGTAGCGGCGGCGGAAGTGGATGTCCTCCAGCAGGAGGTCGGTGGTGGCCAGGAGTCGCGTGCCCCGGGACGGCTCGAGCACAGCGGAGTCGTCTCCGATCCCGACCGCGACGCCCGGGGCGCCGGATCCGACAGCGCGTCGGATCCGGAGGATCAACCCGCGTTCCCCGAGCTCGGAGACTCTCATCCCGCTCCGGCGGCACCGAGCGCGAGGAAGTTCCGGAGGAGGGCCTTGCCCTGGACTGTGAGGATGGATTCGGGGTGGAACTGGACGCCTTCCACCCGGTACCTGCGATGGCGGAGCCCCATGATCTCCCCGTCCTCGGCGCGTGCCGAGACCTCCAGCGCCGCCGGGAACCCCTCGTCGAGCACCGCCAGAGAGTGATACCGGGTCGCCCCGAACGGCGAGGGGAGCCCCTGGAACACCCCCTTTCCGTCGTGGCTGATCTCCGAGATCTTTCCGTGCATCTGCCGCCGGGCCCGGCTCACGCGCCCGCCGAACGCCTGGCCGATGGCCTGGTGGCCGAGGCACACGCCGAGGATCGGAATCGTCGCGTGGAAGCTGCGGATCAGCTCCAGCGAGACGCCGGCGTCGTCGGGCGTCCCGGGCCCCGGGGAGATCACGATGCGCTCGGGGGCGAGCGCGGCGATCGCGTCGAGCGAGATGGCGTCGTTGCGGACGACGCGCAGCTCGGCGCCGAGCTCGCCCAGGTACTGCACCAGGTTGTAGGTGAAGCTGTCGTAGTTGTCGATGACCAGGATCATGTGGGTGGTCCGGATCAGGCCGGGCTGGATTCGGCGAAGCGAAGCGCGAGCACGAGCCCTCGCGCCTTGGAGCAGGTCTCGAGCCACTCGGCTTTCGGGTCGGAGTCGGCGACGATCCCCGCCCCGACTTGGACCGAGGCACGGTCGCCGCGGCAAACGATCGTGCGGATGGTGATGCACGAGTCGAGGGTCCCCGAGTAGGAGACGTAGCCGACCGCGCCCGCGTACGGGCCGCGCCGGACCGGCTCCAGCTCCTCGATGATCTCCATGGCCCGGATCTTGGGGGCGCCCGTCACGGTCCCCGCCGGGAAGCAGGCCTCCAGCACATCGAAGGCGTCGCGCTCCGACGCGAGGCGGCCGCGCACGTGGCTCACCAGGTGCATGACGTGGGAGTAGCGCTCGACGACCATGAACTCGCTGACCTCCACCGAACCGAGCTCGGAGACCCGCCCCACGTCGTTGCGGCCGAGATCCACGAGCATGAGGTGTTCGGCACGCTCCTTGATGTCGGCCCGGAACTCGGCTTCGATCTGGGCGTCCTCCGCCTCGGTCGGGCCGCGCGGGCGGGTGCCGGCGATGGGGCGCTCCTCCACGGTTCCGTCCTCGGCACGGACGAGGACCTCGGGCGACGAGCCGATGATGGACGTCTTGCCGAGGCGCAGGAGGAAGAGGTACGGAGAGGGGTTGATGGTCCGGAGCGCCCGGTAGATCCGGAACGGGTCGGCCGTCACCTTCGTGTCGAGCCGCCGCGAGAGCACGATCTGATAGGCATCGCCGGCCGCGATGTATTCCTTGGCTCGCCTGACTCGTTCCATGAACGTCGCCTGGTCCATCGACGAGCCGAACCCCTCCTCGCCGAGCGCCACGAGCGGCTCGACGGAAGGGAGAGCGAGCGGTGGCGGCGTGCGCGCGGGGCGGCCCAGCTTGGCCAGGAGCATGCCGATCTTCACCGCCGCTGAATCGTACGCGCGGTCGAGCGAGGCCGGGTCGGTCCGGTCCACGTGAGCGTTGGCGATCACCAGGAGCCGGTGGCGAAGGTTGTCGAAGACCAGGAGGCTGTCGGTGAGGAGGAAGACAGCCTCCGGAAGGTCGAGATCGTCCGGGAGCGTCGCGGGCAACCGCTCCAGGTACCTCACCACGTCGTAGGCCACGTAGCCGACCGCCCCGCCCTGAAAGCGGGGCAGCCCGGGGACGGATACCGGATGGAAACGGCCCATCAGGCTCCTGAGCGCCCGGAGGGGGTTGCCCGAGGGAAGGCGCTCGCTCTTGCCGTCGGGGCCCCTGAGCGTGCTCCGGCCGGCCTTGGCCGTGAGCACCATGAGCGGGTCCGAACCCAGGAACGAGTAGCGCGCCCACTTCTCCCCGCCCTCGACGGATTCCAGGAGGAAGGCGTAGGGCCCGGGCCTGAGCCTGAGGAAGGCGGAGAGTGGCGTGTCCAGATCGGCCGGAAGCTCGGTGAAGACCGGGATCAGGTTCCCGCGCTGGGCCAGGGCTCGAAACTCTTCCCGGGGCGGCGAGAGGGGAGGGACGCGAAGCGCAGCAGCTTTCATGGAGCGTTTCTGGCCAGCCTCAGG includes the following:
- a CDS encoding dienelactone hydrolase family protein, with amino-acid sequence MGSTIQYQRNGQKVSAYLSTPPGAGPFPAVIVIQEWWGLNAHIREVADRYAKEGYVALAPDLYHGKVTDDPNEAGKLMGALNRDEAIKDLIGGIQHLKGQKNVRTDRIGVTGFCMGGSFALLLPCKTKEVKAAAPYYGEVPDAATLQALACPVLYIYGDADFWITRDDVRRLEEALKKYNKPGEVKIYPGAPHAFFNDSRKDVYRATEAQDAWRRTLDFFAKHLKG
- a CDS encoding aminodeoxychorismate/anthranilate synthase component II — protein: MILVIDNYDSFTYNLVQYLGELGAELRVVRNDAISLDAIAALAPERIVISPGPGTPDDAGVSLELIRSFHATIPILGVCLGHQAIGQAFGGRVSRARRQMHGKISEISHDGKGVFQGLPSPFGATRYHSLAVLDEGFPAALEVSARAEDGEIMGLRHRRYRVEGVQFHPESILTVQGKALLRNFLALGAAGAG
- the rplQ gene encoding 50S ribosomal protein L17, translating into MRHGRAGKKLGRVTAHRWALFRNLLTALFRHERITTTEAKAKAVRGLADGMITLAKRESLHARRQALRLVPDETVVKKLFDTVAARYAERHGGYTRIVKAGHRAGDNAPMVLLELVDRPPDKKDKEKTKAAEAAKGRRGKKQKAAAAAGS
- the trpE gene encoding anthranilate synthase component I, whose translation is MKAAALRVPPLSPPREEFRALAQRGNLIPVFTELPADLDTPLSAFLRLRPGPYAFLLESVEGGEKWARYSFLGSDPLMVLTAKAGRSTLRGPDGKSERLPSGNPLRALRSLMGRFHPVSVPGLPRFQGGAVGYVAYDVVRYLERLPATLPDDLDLPEAVFLLTDSLLVFDNLRHRLLVIANAHVDRTDPASLDRAYDSAAVKIGMLLAKLGRPARTPPPLALPSVEPLVALGEEGFGSSMDQATFMERVRRAKEYIAAGDAYQIVLSRRLDTKVTADPFRIYRALRTINPSPYLFLLRLGKTSIIGSSPEVLVRAEDGTVEERPIAGTRPRGPTEAEDAQIEAEFRADIKERAEHLMLVDLGRNDVGRVSELGSVEVSEFMVVERYSHVMHLVSHVRGRLASERDAFDVLEACFPAGTVTGAPKIRAMEIIEELEPVRRGPYAGAVGYVSYSGTLDSCITIRTIVCRGDRASVQVGAGIVADSDPKAEWLETCSKARGLVLALRFAESSPA
- a CDS encoding class I SAM-dependent methyltransferase, whose translation is MVAQPLARGAHLVGSVPLASAEVVFRTVAAEIGDRLRRIPDGETGPRSDWIVWQLPVFTSQPELEVVPPGANSWRPLPRVRLAEGARPESVTFTALGYAEAAIASYRVFARLKRDGLVPVACRFQVCLPTPLAPISAFVVPEHQGLLEQAYEDQLLGELRVILQGVPHDQLAIQWDTNFEFGMLEGVFPVWFDDAKGGILERLLRLSRQVPPDVELGYHFCYGDVQHRHFKEPADAGKLVDVASALTASLGRPLNWIHLPVPRARVDDAYYAPLEALRLRPETELYLGLVHHTDGVEGTARRMEVARRFVSGFGIATECGWGRRAPATIPELLRIHRELSGPIQQRGGPRRRFQWPPGFARVPDEDWTRQPVDTFGLQYDTVENHGWYQNLDPTVEDLARHLAEGEGLIDYSGGTGILLDRLKLRIFDRQVGMLIVDSSPKFLRVALDKFADDERVAFRLLRWLKEEKRLELLEEVLGPELLARRVDAIASTNAIHLYLDLPETLASWARVLRAGGRVFVQSGNIRNPEARPSDWILDETVWAIHEVATGLVRNDPRYAAYRPLLDDETRMQAHLAHRDRVFLPVRPLDYYLRCLEGAGFRVEEVTARTIEARVDDWFEFLSAYHEAVLGWVGGSVKVDGKAPGQDAVRDRLALIRHAMDTLFGGRQAFRCCWTYINCVRP
- a CDS encoding HlyC/CorC family transporter, giving the protein MTAMEAWVGWGLLGLILLLGCSALLNGAEAAFFSLGRLRLRRLADTEDTLKAATPLIARPHDLLVTLLVGITLIDIGASAIAASVAEQLLGRWGLSVAIGAMIFFTTVFTEVLPMSLALERAERFAVWVSRPVSWLSVLLAPARSLLVGLTAVTLKALGSPEQREPLITEEELRTLVDVGAREGVVERTEREMIHKVFELEDTLVREVMVPRPDMFCLDISTPPARVLEALREQLHSRVPVYEGSVDRIVGILYTKELLPYVRSGAPDLDLRAHLHPPYFVPESKRVHALLKEFQAKKLHIAIVVDEYGGTAGLVALEDLLEELVGEISDEFDVEERLIQPIDARTYRVSGKLPIDELNAATGLVLSSEAYDTVGGWVLDLFGRIPHRSERIETPEVTVVVEKVQRTRIVEVLVTLRTGAPDKAAA
- a CDS encoding HlyC/CorC family transporter, producing MISFWVILGCLMATAFFSAAEMAFVAANRARLRHLAEEGHTVAARYLEAFSRPEQLLSAAKMGVPITHIIAASVATWALLPLLGPAAALVATLVLTPTMLVLGEVIPKAIAQQWATALILRLFRPLSWAAWLLTPLTWTASKIVEGILRLLGRPRAHTRHFVSREGLKLVLQMEPEESDVTTQEAEMIDKIFELGETRVREVMVPLMDMAALPETATPDEALALIQERGFSRLPVFRDRELNVVGVVTAMDLLRRGAAGQTLKALMRPATYVPETKRIDDLLREMQKARIQLAVVVDEYGGAVGIVTLEDILEEIVGEIQDEHDRVPETIERLPDGSYRVAGRVQIDELNETLEWDLPKADYETLAGLILATLHRIPRVGEQFRIGRYHVTVLDADERRVIAVKIAAARTELAHPQRKEAP
- the rpsD gene encoding 30S ribosomal protein S4; this translates as MARYRDAACRHCRREGIKLFLKGARCFTEKCAIERRNYPPGQHGLNRGKLTPFGVRLREKQKAKQIYGILETQFRKYFAWAEREKGITGENLLKFLERRLDNVVFRLGFAASRREARQMVAHGHFRVNGRKVMIPSYLVKVGDVVQLKPTSKLAARVTDNLNAGRGQIPPWLEAVSAETKGIVRGLPLREDIQIPVEEQLIVELYSK
- a CDS encoding DNA-directed RNA polymerase subunit alpha, giving the protein MPRIPFQKPKTIEWEILTSQYGRLVAEPFEKGYALTVGNSLRRTLLAIIPGAAIVWVRVGGMKDQLAHSPGVKEDMTDILLNVRKLAVHVPGGEPLTARLDIKGPKEVTGADFADPRVTVLNPELHLASVEKGGHLSMEVGIHIGRGYVAADRHSEGVVPPGALPLDASYCPIQRVAYNVEMSRLGKVTDYEKLVLEIWTNGAVTPDEALNQSATQLQEHFALLAPEVSPAEEVAEEGVDFLQEALAKSLEELTLPTRAVNALKNANILTVADLVQKTEAEIEKVKNLGEKSLEEIKSVLAGLGLSLGMRIDPAVLAAAGRGGVR
- the thiL gene encoding thiamine-phosphate kinase, which produces MRVSELGERGLILRIRRAVGSGAPGVAVGIGDDSAVLEPSRGTRLLATTDLLLEDIHFRRRYAEPADIGWKALAVNLSDIAAIGGTPRFALVALACPAGTEVDDIDAFYEGMRLAAAPHGVVIVGGDTSASPDRWIVNVTLLGELEGAPKLRSGARPGDLLAVTGALGESATGLALLEATTAGAAAPALDRVEQPLRDKVSQAHLRPVARVAEGRWLGASPAVNALIDLSDGLAADLGHLTSESSAGARVYLEKLPISEAVWSVAAALARDPFELAVAGGEDYELLLAADPSAFPALAAGLEAATGTPLVAIGEIVEAEAGVAFLNSRGEPVPVGLGFEHFSSARSR